The following nucleotide sequence is from Mesorhizobium sp. J8.
ACTATGCCCGCGGCAGGCTGCCGATGTCCGTCGAAGCGATGCTGGTCGATCGCGCCCAGTTGCTGACGCTGACGGCGCCGGAGATGACGGTGCTGGTCGGCGGCCTGCGCGTGCTCGGCGCCAATGTCGGCGGCTCGAAGCACGGTGTCTTCACCGACAGGCCGGGTCAGCTCACCAACGACTTCTTCGTCAACCTGCTCTCGATGGCGACGGTCTGGGAGCCGGCCGCTGGTTCCGAGCCGGGTTCGGACGAGGTCTACGAAGCGCGCGACCGAAAGACGAAGCAGGTGAAATGGACCGGCACCCGCGCCGACCTGATCTTCGGCTCGCACGCCCAGCTGCGCGCACTCTCCGAGGTCTACGGCTCGGCCGACGCCAAGGCGAAATTCGTCAAGGACTTCGTCAAGGCCTGGACGAAGGTGATGAACGCCGACCGCTTCGACATCGCGAAATAAGGTCGTACCTCCCAAATGAAAAGGCGCGGGTCATGCCCGCGCCTTTTTTGCGTTTCTACGGAGCTGTCAGTCCTTTTCGAAGACGCCGGCCTTGGCGACGACGCCGGCGATCGCTCCGCCGATCAGCGGCGCGACGATGAACAGCCAGAGTTGGCTGAGCGCGGCGCCGCCAGAAAACAGCGCCGGGCCGATCGAGCGGGCCGGATTGACCGAGGTGCCGGTTACCGGGATCATGGCGAAGTGGATGCCTGCCAGCGTCAGGCCGATGACTAGGCCGGCGAAGGCGGTCGTGTGCTTGGCGTTGGTGACGCCGAGGATCACCGTGACGAAGGTGAAGGTGCCGATCAGCTCCCACAGGAAGGCCGAGCTCATGCCCCATTTCGTTTCGTCCCAGCCATTGGCGCCGAAGCCACCAGTGTGGCCGCCGGCTTGGCCCGAAACGATGATCCACAGCGCCAGTGAGGCGATGATGGCGCCGATGATCTGCGCGATCCAGTAGGGGACGACGTCCTTGGCCGGCATCCGCCCTGACAGGAACACGCCGAGCGTCACCGCCGGATTGAGATGCGCGCCCGAGATCGGGCCGATCGCGTAGGCCGCGGCGATCAGGCCGATGCCGAACGCCAGGCCGATGCCTTCCTGTCCGAGCGGCAGCGCGCCGCCGAAACCGCCCGTGACCACGGAGGCCGTGCCGATGAACACCAACAAAAACGTGCCGAGAACTTCTGCCAGATAAGTCTTCATTGCCCTCTCCTCATAGG
It contains:
- a CDS encoding MIP family channel protein; protein product: MKTYLAEVLGTFLLVFIGTASVVTGGFGGALPLGQEGIGLAFGIGLIAAAYAIGPISGAHLNPAVTLGVFLSGRMPAKDVVPYWIAQIIGAIIASLALWIIVSGQAGGHTGGFGANGWDETKWGMSSAFLWELIGTFTFVTVILGVTNAKHTTAFAGLVIGLTLAGIHFAMIPVTGTSVNPARSIGPALFSGGAALSQLWLFIVAPLIGGAIAGVVAKAGVFEKD